One window from the genome of Sesamum indicum cultivar Zhongzhi No. 13 linkage group LG15, S_indicum_v1.0, whole genome shotgun sequence encodes:
- the LOC105177503 gene encoding LOW QUALITY PROTEIN: transcription factor 25-like (The sequence of the model RefSeq protein was modified relative to this genomic sequence to represent the inferred CDS: inserted 1 base in 1 codon) — MSARLMKKVLKEKEAALQQHQQLNSDDDAESLNSSSPNRNPFDLLEDEDNNSSGDHSSHHHSDQEKIKISGEASDRGTSKQSAIAVNSVPMPNVKAKKKKKKKKIMEDLSPRTENEVISSQLMLEGLTLGASSSGHQKIAPYPATSQFVNKDSDNRTPKKHCNSSILQVYLKFLSAENELRRIFGSRVVKSHERSQLSVNSRLIRGGRRDNHNIXKTVLVSASQHWPCWDRSFCITLMLFRYIHSSSYAQAQRAFEAAKAIHDLNGIASILLNHPYHIDSLITLADYFKFTGEHQMSADAIAKCLYAMECAWHPLFAPSPNCQLKYIHDSNKPFFSSLFTHMRNMDRRGCHRSALEICKFLLSLDSDDPMGAMLSIDYYALRAEEYAWLEQFAEEYRSDNSLWLFPNFSYSLAISRFYLEKRELLDNREMAIRKAASCHLMKQALMLHPSVLKKLVVKVPLKDRIWTTLLENSFFQSEQTGSPSLDHLIAIYVERSYIIWRLPDLHKFLSDSALSVIEMLKEKGSHVKDWACVRKEAFPSEKNEYGHLLVSDFSDSMPTMPPDNLQDFMVDQMGEIENREQFHNIPENHTPRDLTNRNALAVLLESMLPWINYGTGDGEHVQHDLPEQVNEE; from the exons ATGTCGGCTCGGTTGATGAAAAAGGttctgaaagaaaaagaagcagcTCTGCAACAACATCAGCAGCTCAATAGTGACGATGATGCAGAATCCCTCAACTCTTCCTCCCCTAACCGAAATCCATTTGATCTTCTTGAGGATGAAGACAACAATAGCAGCGGTGACCACTCCTCGCACCACCACTCTGACCAG gaaaaaattaaaatttctggtGAGGCTTCAGATCGAGGTACTAGCAAGCAGTCTGCCATTGCTGTTAACTCAGTTCCGATGCCAAATGTtaaagcaaagaaaaagaaaaagaagaagaaaatcatgGAAGATTTATCTCCCAGAACTGAAAATGAAGTAATATCTTCTCAACTGATGTTAGAGGGCTTAACTTTGGGAGCTAGCTCTTCCGGTCACCAAAAGATTGCTCCTTATCCTGCTACATCACAGTTCGTAAACAAAGATAGTGATAACAGAACGCCGAAGAAGCATTGCAATTCCTCCATATTACAAGTTTATCTCAAATTTCTTAGTGCGGAGAATGAGCTGCGAAGGATATTCGGTTCCAGAGTGGTAAAATCACATGAAAGAAGCCAGTTATCTGTAAATTCTAGGCTAATACGTGGTGGTCGGCGAGATAACCATAATA AAAAGACTGTCCTTGTTTCTGCCTCTCAGCATTGGCCTTGTTGGGATA GATCATTTTGCATAACTTTAATGTTATTTAGATACATACACTCATCATCATATGCCCAAGCTCAGAGAGCTTTTGAAGCAGCCAAGGCGATACATGATCTTAATGGTATTGCAAGCATTCTGTTGAACCATCCTTATCATATAGACTCCCTGATAACGTTGGCAGACTATTTCAAATTCACGGGTGAACACCAAATGTCAGCTGATGCTATTGCCAAGTGTCTGTACGCGATGGAATGTGCATGGCATCCACTGTTTGCTCCATCGCCGAACTGTCAATTAAAGTATATCCATGATTCGAACAAGCCATTCTTCTCATCACTTTTTACTCACATGAGAAACATGGACAGGCGTGGTTGCCATAGATCTGCCCTTGAAATATGTAAGTTCTTGCTTTCTTTAGATTCAGATGATCCAATGGGTGCTATGCTCTCTATTGACTACTATGCTTTGAGAGCAGAGGAATATGCTTGGTTAGAACAGTTTGCGGAAGAATATAGGTCTGACAATTCCCTGTGGCTATTTCCCAACTTCTCTTATTCCCTTGCGATTAGCCGATTTTACCTTGAAAAACGTGAACTTTTAGACAATAGAGAAATGGCTATCAGAAAAGCTGCTTCATGCCATCTCATGAAGCAGGCTTTGATGCTTCACCCATCAGTACTGAAAAAACTGGTGGTGAAGGTACCTCTAAAAGATCGGATATGGACCACTCTACTGGAGAATAGTTTCTTTCAATCTGAGCAAACAGGGAGTCCATCTCTGGATCACTTGATTGCGATTTATGTTGAGAGGAGTTACATAATTTGGAGGCTGCCTGATCTGCATAAGTTCTTAAGTGATTCGGCACTTTCGGTGATTGAGATGCTGAAAGAGAAAGGAAGTCATGTGAAGGACTGGGCTTGTGTCAGAAAAGAAGCTTTTCCATCAGAGAAAAATGA GTACGGACATTTGTTGGTATCAGATTTCTCTGATTCCATGCCGACAATGCCACCTGATAACTTGCAAGACTTTATGGTTGACCAAATGGGTGAGATTGAGAACCGTGAACAGTTCCATAACATTCCAGAAAACCATACGCCTCGTGACCTTACAAATCGAAATGCCCTTGCTGTTCTACTTGAGTCTATGTTACCGTGGATCAATTATGGCACCGGAGATGGTGAACACGTCCAGCATGATCTCCCCGAGCAAGTCAATGAAGAATAG